One segment of Numida meleagris isolate 19003 breed g44 Domestic line unplaced genomic scaffold, NumMel1.0 unplaced_Scaffold360, whole genome shotgun sequence DNA contains the following:
- the LOC110391402 gene encoding T-cell-interacting, activating receptor on myeloid cells protein 1-like produces MAPMVLALILGWWLMAAIRAQNVPRPSLSLHPSQGVSVGDTVTLRCHLPQSAAWVWLYQDRGWRYSKSKDKKQDAAEFSFVSTSQEHAGVYQCQYRVPESEEISEQSDPVQLVVTDRSYSLPGISLRPEEHVGTGTNVTIHCWNKDYGATFLLHKDGCSAPIQSQEPDSRGTATFTLFGVTPSDSGTYRCSYHPWGYPFLSSPLGDSVTLEVAPTPAPPGAVFTSHGNLVVVVAGGCAAAFVFILILVFFFLTARRCRIQRDESPGSPTKNPEAMEFQVSPGDSEGLTYIELQAVTSSTQPPTPPSALQPSVIYAEVATGGHH; encoded by the exons ATGGCACCAATGGTGCtggccctcatcctgg gttggtgGCTGATGGCAGCGATCAGGGCACAGAACG TGCCCCGACCCTCCCTGTCGCTGCATCCCAGCCAGGGGGTGTCCGTGGGTGACACTGTCACCCTGCGCTGCCACCTGCCCCAGTCGGCTGCCTGGGTCTGGCTGTACCAGGACAGAGGCTGGAGATACAGCAAGAGCAAGGACAAGAAGCAGGACGCAGCTGAGTTCTCCTTTGTCAGCACAAGTCAGGAACACGCAGGTGTATATCAGTGCCAGTACCGGGTGCCTGAGTCAGAGGAGATATCAGAGCAGAGTGACCCCGTGcagctggtggtgacag ATCGCAGCTATTCCCTGCCCGGCATTTCCCTTCGCCCTGAGGAACATGTGGGGACAGGGACCAATGTCACCATCCACTGCTGGAACAAGGACTATGGGGCCACAttcctcctgcacaaggatgGGTGTTCAGCTCCTATCCAGAGCCAGGAGCCTGACAGTAGGGGCACAGCCACCTTCACCCTCTTTGGGGTGACCCCATCTGACAGTGGCACCTATAGGTGCTCCTACCACCCCTGGGGATATCCCTTTCTGTCCTCACCACTTGGGGACAGTGTGACACTGGAGGTGGCACCCACACCTGCACCCCCAG GTGCTGTATTTACTTCTCATGGGAacttggtggtggtggtggctgggggctgcgctgctgcctttgtcttcatcctcatccttgttttcttcttcctcaccGCCCGCAGATGTCGGATACAGAGAGATGAGAGCCCTG GTTCCCCCACAAAAAATCCTGAGGCCATGGAGTTCCAG gtgTCACCCGGTGACAGCGAGGGTCTGACCTACATCGAGCTGCAAGCTGTGAcctccagcacacagcccccAACACCCccttctgccctgcagccctctgtTATCTACGCCGAGGTGGCCACTGGGGGGCACCACTGA
- the LOC110391400 gene encoding leukocyte immunoglobulin-like receptor subfamily B member 1 codes for MAPMALTLILGWWLVAASRAEHLPRPSLSLHPSQGVSLVDNVTLRCHLPRPAARVMLYQDKCWRTEKEKEKGQTTVEFSFPNTKWTDLGVYQCQYRVLDPPGTSEQSDPVELLVTDHSYPPPGISLSPEEHVEMGTNVTIQCWNYGYQGTIFLHRDGHSAPVQCQDPDGVSTATFTLFGVTPADAGNYRCSYRPGGSYFQFSPLGDNVTLKVTPGPAHPGGTEQLHGNMLAAVAGGCAATLVFILILILFFLLSARRRRMWTDESHGAPRMPEAVQLQVPPSDSESLTYVELQAEPPSTRLPAPPASPQPSVIYAQVRTGGAR; via the exons atggcACCAATGGCGCTGACCCTCATCTtgg gttggtggctggtggcagccagcagggcagagcacC tgccccgaccctccctgtcactgcaccccagccagggggtgtcCCTGGTGGACAATGTCACCTTGCGGTGCCACCTGCCCCGGCCGGCTGCCCGGGTCATGCTCTACCAGGACAAATGCTGGAGAACcgagaaggagaaggagaaggggcAGACCACAGTGGAGTTCTCCTTTCCTAACACAAAGTGGACAGACTTGGGTGTGTACCAGTGCCAATACCGGGTGTTGGATCCACCTGGAACATCAGAGCAGAGTGACCCCGTGGAACTGctggtgacag ATCACAGCTACCCCCCACCTGGCATTTCCCTGAGCCCCGAGGAACATGTGGAGATGGGGACCAATGTCACCATCCAGTGCTGGAACTACGGCTATCAGGGCACCATCTTCCTGCACAGGGACGGCCACTCAGCCCCTGTCCAGTGCCAAGACCCCGATGGTGTCAGTACGGCCACCTTCACCCTCTTTGGGGTGACCCCAGCAGATGCTGGCAACTATAGGTGCTCCTACCGCCCCGGGGGATCCTACTTTCAGTTCTCACCCCTTGGGGACAATGTGACACTGAAGGTGACACCCGGTCCTGCGCACCCAG GTGGCACGGAGCAGCTGCACGGGAACATGTTGGCAGCAGTGGcggggggctgtgctgccaccCTCGTgttcatcctcatcctcatcctcttcttcctcctctctgcccGCAGACGCCGGATGTGGACAGATGAGAGCCATG GTGCCCCCAGAATGCCCGAGGCCGTGCAGCTCCAG gtGCCCCCAAGTGACAGCGAGAGTCTGACCTATGTCGAGCTGCAAGCTGAGCCCCCCAGCACTCGgctccctgctccccctgcTTCCCCACAGCCCTCTGTTATCTACGCTCAAGTGCGCACTGGGGGAGCCCGCTGA